One window of Quercus robur chromosome 12, dhQueRobu3.1, whole genome shotgun sequence genomic DNA carries:
- the LOC126709222 gene encoding 12S seed storage globulin 1-like isoform X2, whose amino-acid sequence MELDLSPKLAKKVYGGNGGSYHAWSPSELPMLREGNIGAAKLALDKNGFALPRYSDSAKVAYVLQGNGVAGIVLPESEEKVLAIKKGDAIALPFGVVTWWYNGEDTELIVLFLGDTSKAHKAGEFTEFFLTGSNGIFSGFSTEFVSRAWDLDENVVKTLVGKQSGNGIVKLDGNFKLPEPKKEHRLGMALNCEEAPLDVDIKKGGRVVVLNTNNLPLVGEVGLGADLVRLDGSAMCSPGFSCDSALQVTYIVRGSGRVQVVGVDGRRVLETTLKAGNLFIVPRFFVVSKIASPEGMEWFSIITTPNPIFTHLAGRTSVWKALSPSVLQASFDVDADTEKLFSSKRTSDAIFFPPPN is encoded by the exons atggaGCTTGATCTATCTCCAAAGTTGGCTAAGAAG GTGTACGGTGGCAATGGAGGGTCGTACCATGCTTGGTCTCCATCTGAGCTTCCCATGCTTCGTGAAGGGAATATTGGTGCTGCCAAGTTGGCCCTTGACAAGAATGGTTTTGCTCTTCCTCGTTACTCTGATTCTGCCAAGGTTGCTTATGTACTccaag GAAATGGTGTAGCTGGAATTGTGCTTCCTGAATCAGAAGAGAAGGTCCTCGCAATTAAGAAGGGTGATGCCATTGCCCTTCCTTTTGGCGTGGTTACATGGTGGTACAACGGAGAGGACACTGAGTTAATTGTTCTTTTCTTGGGAGATACTTCAAAAGCTCACAAAGCAGGTGAGTTTACTGAGTTTTTCCTGACAGGTTCCAATGGGATCTTCAGTGGGTTCTCTACTGAGTTTGTGAGCCGAGCATGGGACTTGGATGAGAATGTTGTGAAAACCCTTGTCGGAAAGCAATCAGGCAATGGAATTGTCAAGCTTGATGGGAACTTTAAATTGCCTGAGCCAAAGAAGGAACATCGATTGGGTATGGCATTGAATTGTGAGGAGGCTCCATTAGATGTGGACATTAAGAAAGGTGGAAGGGTTGTGGTCTTGAACACTAATAACCTTCCTTTGGTTGGTGAAGTTGGGCTTGGGGCTGACCTTGTTAGATTGGATGGAAGTGCCATGTGCTCTCCTGGATTTTCTTGTGACTCGGCATTGCAGGTGACTTATATTGTTAGGGGTAGTGGCCGTGTTCAGGTTGTCGGTGTTGATGGCCGTAGGGTCTTGGAAACAACTCTTAAGGCGGGTAATTTGTTCATCGTGCCAAGGTTTTTTGTTGTTTCAAAGATTGCCTCTCCTGAGGGTATGGAGTGGTTCTCTATCATCACCACCCCCAA TCCAATATTCACTCATTTAGCTGGAAGGACTTCTGTTTGGAAGGCTCTATCCCCTTCGGttctccaggcttcatttgatgTGGATGCTGATACAGAGAAGCTTTTCTCCTCAAAGAGGACTTCTGATGCCATTTTCTTCCCTCCaccaaattga
- the LOC126709222 gene encoding 12S seed storage globulin 1-like isoform X1, with protein sequence MELDLSPKLAKKVYGGNGGSYHAWSPSELPMLREGNIGAAKLALDKNGFALPRYSDSAKVAYVLQGNGVAGIVLPESEEKVLAIKKGDAIALPFGVVTWWYNGEDTELIVLFLGDTSKAHKAGEFTEFFLTGSNGIFSGFSTEFVSRAWDLDENVVKTLVGKQSGNGIVKLDGNFKLPEPKKEHRLGMALNCEEAPLDVDIKKGGRVVVLNTNNLPLVGEVGLGADLVRLDGSAMCSPGFSCDSALQVTYIVRGSGRVQVVGVDGRRVLETTLKAGNLFIVPRFFVVSKIASPEGMEWFSIITTPNPIFTHLAGRTSVWKALSPSVLQASFDVDADTEKLFSSKRTSDAIFFPPPN encoded by the exons ATGGAGCTTGATCTATCTCCAAAGTTGGCTAAGAAGGTGTACGGTGGCAATGGAGGGTCGTACCATGCTTGGTCTCCATCTGAGCTTCCCATGCTTCGTGAAGGGAATATTGGTGCTGCCAAGTTGGCCCTTGACAAGAATGGTTTTGCTCTTCCTCGTTACTCTGATTCTGCCAAGGTTGCTTATGTACTccaag GAAATGGTGTAGCTGGAATTGTGCTTCCTGAATCAGAAGAGAAGGTCCTCGCAATTAAGAAGGGTGATGCCATTGCCCTTCCTTTTGGCGTGGTTACATGGTGGTACAACGGAGAGGACACTGAGTTAATTGTTCTTTTCTTGGGAGATACTTCAAAAGCTCACAAAGCAGGTGAGTTTACTGAGTTTTTCCTGACAGGTTCCAATGGGATCTTCAGTGGGTTCTCTACTGAGTTTGTGAGCCGAGCATGGGACTTGGATGAGAATGTTGTGAAAACCCTTGTCGGAAAGCAATCAGGCAATGGAATTGTCAAGCTTGATGGGAACTTTAAATTGCCTGAGCCAAAGAAGGAACATCGATTGGGTATGGCATTGAATTGTGAGGAGGCTCCATTAGATGTGGACATTAAGAAAGGTGGAAGGGTTGTGGTCTTGAACACTAATAACCTTCCTTTGGTTGGTGAAGTTGGGCTTGGGGCTGACCTTGTTAGATTGGATGGAAGTGCCATGTGCTCTCCTGGATTTTCTTGTGACTCGGCATTGCAGGTGACTTATATTGTTAGGGGTAGTGGCCGTGTTCAGGTTGTCGGTGTTGATGGCCGTAGGGTCTTGGAAACAACTCTTAAGGCGGGTAATTTGTTCATCGTGCCAAGGTTTTTTGTTGTTTCAAAGATTGCCTCTCCTGAGGGTATGGAGTGGTTCTCTATCATCACCACCCCCAA TCCAATATTCACTCATTTAGCTGGAAGGACTTCTGTTTGGAAGGCTCTATCCCCTTCGGttctccaggcttcatttgatgTGGATGCTGATACAGAGAAGCTTTTCTCCTCAAAGAGGACTTCTGATGCCATTTTCTTCCCTCCaccaaattga